A window of the Garra rufa chromosome 10, GarRuf1.0, whole genome shotgun sequence genome harbors these coding sequences:
- the LOC141344830 gene encoding twisted gastrulation protein homolog 1-A, whose amino-acid sequence MLCLSSLWEECCDCVGMCNPRNYNDSPATSKSTVEELYRPIPSLFRALTEGDAPINMMVVSFPVAEELSHHENLVSFLETLDSQSHNISLPSRSSVHDDALCTVVYFDDCVSIRQCKQYCESMGGSKYRWFHNACCECIGPECLDYGSKAVKCTNCLI is encoded by the exons ATGCTGTGTTTGAGCTCTCTTTGGGAGGAGTGCTGTGACTGTGTCG GAATGTGTAACCCCAGAAATTACAACGACAGTCCTGCCACCTCCAAGAGCACCGTAGAGGAGCTGTACCGACCAATCCCCTCGCTCTTCCGCGCGCTGACTGAAGGCGACGCCCCCATTAACATGATGGTGGTGTCCTTCCCCGTCGCTGAGGAACTCTCCCACCACGAGAACCTTGTGTCTTTTCTGGAGACGCTCGACAGCCAGAGCCACAACATCTCACTGCCCAGCAGAAGCAGCGTCCATGATG ATGCCTTGTGTACGGTGGTCTACTTTGATGACTGCGTGTCCATCCGTCAGTGTAAGCAGTACTGCGAGTCGATGGGAGGATCAAAGTACCGCTGGTTTCATAACGCCTGCTGCGAGTGCATCGGACCCGAATGCCTGGACTACGGCAGTAAAGCCGTCAAATGCACGAACTGCCTCATCTGA